A part of Oncorhynchus gorbuscha isolate QuinsamMale2020 ecotype Even-year linkage group LG09, OgorEven_v1.0, whole genome shotgun sequence genomic DNA contains:
- the c19h1orf109 gene encoding uncharacterized protein C1orf109 homolog isoform X2 — translation MSKSVLFSVYQTFKKCFQILENNQKVWNSVLAECKPLMVSLGNLEEQLRAFQKVQIANTPLHTFPDLHQRLHFKLIQAVDIVLGKLTDKMCSLQSVRDAISNQVSAAFQLYEQNIGSLDLATCTQRSAVAPSIADMLEWLQDAERYYRQQFLRRKNLLLTLRADDLSLLQTAPKRWESLETPSGEESISDTLFKVSFFIESQ, via the exons ATGTCGAAGTCTGTGTTATTTTCGGTTtaccaaacatttaaaaaatgctttcaAATCTTGGAGAACAATCAGAAAGTATGGAATTCAGTTTTGGCTGAATGCAAGCCTTTAATGGTTTCACTTGGAAACCTGGAAGAGCAGTTGAGGGCGTTTCAAAAGGTCCAAATCGCCAACACCCCTCTTCACACCTTTCCTGATCTGCACCAGCGTCTTCACTTCAAGCTCATACAGGCAGTGGACATAGTTTTGGGAAAACTCACTGACAAAAT GTGTTCTCTCCAGTCTGTGCGAGATGCTATCAGTAATCAGGTGTCTGCTGCGTTCCAGTTATATGAGCAGAATATAGGCAGCCTTGACCTAGCTACCTGCACCCAGAGATCTGCAGTCGCTCCATCCATCGCTGACATGTTGGAGTGGCTTCAGGATGCGGAGCGTTACTATCGTCAACA GTTTCTGAGAAGAAAGAACTTGCTGCTGACACTGAGGGCTGATGACCTCTCCCTTCTGCAAACTGCTCCCAAGAGATGGGAGTCCCTGGAAACACCCAGTGGAGAGGAGAGCATATCAG ATACACTGTTTAAAGTGTCCTTTTTTATTGAGTCTCAGTGA
- the cdca8 gene encoding borealin isoform X3: protein MGRPKKTKQRKNPKLDKLEAFLEDFDSEVKTVVERLKERTNGLLKDADNFFNMAVIKLPKTVRQMNWLEHCGSEKPKSPVEDVKLTPAHIITPPIPWGTLFTTLTSAIFPVQLEPGLIHKGHTSPVAIEGEHLPTQVVYVAELQSGQDPGEDDEHADERKIFGCVNPQFNPQVKKPDVEVLG, encoded by the exons ATGGGACGACCAAAGAAGACCAAACAACGTAAAAACCCCAAGTTGGACAAATTGGAGGCTTTTCTCGAAGATTTCGACAGTGAGG TGAAAACTGTAGTTGAAAGGCTAAAGGAGAGGACAAACGGTCTCCTGAAAGATGCAGACAACTTCTTCAACATGGCTGTGATCAAGCTGCCTAAAACAGTGAGGCAGATGAACTGGCTTGAGCATTGTG GGTCAGAGAAACCAAAGTCACCGGTGGAGGATGTCAAG cttacgcctgcccatatcataaccccaccgataccatggggcactttgttcacaacattgacatcagccaTTTTCCCGGTACAGTTGGAACCGGGATTAATCCATAAAGGGCACACCTctccagtggccatcgaaggtgagcatttgcccactcaAGTTGTTTATGTTGCCGaattgcagtcaggtcaagatcctggtgaggacgatgagcacgCAGATGAAAGAAAAATCTTTGGTTGTGTAAACCCACAGTTTaatccgcaggtgaagaagccagatgtggaggtcctgggctag
- the cdca8 gene encoding borealin isoform X1, whose protein sequence is MHRVTMGRPKKTKQRKNPKLDKLEAFLEDFDSEVKTVVERLKERTNGLLKDADNFFNMAVIKLPKTVRQMNWLEHCGSEKPKSPVEDVKLTPAHIITPPIPWGTLFTTLTSAIFPVQLEPGLIHKGHTSPVAIEGEHLPTQVVYVAELQSGQDPGEDDEHADERKIFGCVNPQFNPQVKKPDVEVLG, encoded by the exons ATGCACAGAGTCACAATGGGACGACCAAAGAAGACCAAACAACGTAAAAACCCCAAGTTGGACAAATTGGAGGCTTTTCTCGAAGATTTCGACAGTGAGG TGAAAACTGTAGTTGAAAGGCTAAAGGAGAGGACAAACGGTCTCCTGAAAGATGCAGACAACTTCTTCAACATGGCTGTGATCAAGCTGCCTAAAACAGTGAGGCAGATGAACTGGCTTGAGCATTGTG GGTCAGAGAAACCAAAGTCACCGGTGGAGGATGTCAAG cttacgcctgcccatatcataaccccaccgataccatggggcactttgttcacaacattgacatcagccaTTTTCCCGGTACAGTTGGAACCGGGATTAATCCATAAAGGGCACACCTctccagtggccatcgaaggtgagcatttgcccactcaAGTTGTTTATGTTGCCGaattgcagtcaggtcaagatcctggtgaggacgatgagcacgCAGATGAAAGAAAAATCTTTGGTTGTGTAAACCCACAGTTTaatccgcaggtgaagaagccagatgtggaggtcctgggctag
- the cdca8 gene encoding borealin isoform X5, whose translation MHRVTMGRPKKTKQRKNPKLDKLEAFLEDFDSEVKTVVERLKERTNGLLKDADNFFNMAVIKLPKTVRQMNWLEHCGSEKPKSPVEDVKLEPGLIHKGHTSPVAIEGEHLPTQVVYVAELQSGQDPGEDDEHADERKIFGCVNPQFNPQVKKPDVEVLG comes from the exons ATGCACAGAGTCACAATGGGACGACCAAAGAAGACCAAACAACGTAAAAACCCCAAGTTGGACAAATTGGAGGCTTTTCTCGAAGATTTCGACAGTGAGG TGAAAACTGTAGTTGAAAGGCTAAAGGAGAGGACAAACGGTCTCCTGAAAGATGCAGACAACTTCTTCAACATGGCTGTGATCAAGCTGCCTAAAACAGTGAGGCAGATGAACTGGCTTGAGCATTGTG GGTCAGAGAAACCAAAGTCACCGGTGGAGGATGTCAAG TTGGAACCGGGATTAATCCATAAAGGGCACACCTctccagtggccatcgaaggtgagcatttgcccactcaAGTTGTTTATGTTGCCGaattgcagtcaggtcaagatcctggtgaggacgatgagcacgCAGATGAAAGAAAAATCTTTGGTTGTGTAAACCCACAGTTTaatccgcaggtgaagaagccagatgtggaggtcctgggctag
- the LOC124042813 gene encoding claudin-9-like, whose translation MVNTGMQLISFTCAVTGWVMAIAVTALPQWKVSAFIGSNILTSEIKWEGIWMSCIYQTTGHMQCKTYDSMLALPPDLQAARALMCVAIFLGWLSCTVSCCGMKCTTCAGDDRRAKAGIALSGGVLFILTGLCVLVPVSWTANTVVQDFYNPNVPVMYKRELGQAIYLGWASAVILIISGAVLSSTCPHIERGGGEYRRGYMGRSFPNLRPSPLAPDPPKPITSNSVPLKEYV comes from the coding sequence ATGGTCAACACAGGCATGCAGCTGATCAGCTTCACCTGCGCAGTGACAGGTTGGGTCATGGCCATCGCTGTGACGGCCTTGCCTCAGTGGAAGGTGTCAGCCTTCATCGGCAGCAACATCCTCACCTCCGAGATCAAGTGGGAGGGCATCTGGATGAGCTGCATCTACCAGACCACGGGCCACATGCAGTGCAAGACCTACGACTCCATGCTGGCTCTGCCCCCGGACCTCCAGGCAGCACGTGCCCTCATGTGTGTGGCCATCTTCCTGGGCTGGTTGTCCTGCACCGTGTCCTGCTGCGGCATGAAGTGCACCACATGCGCTGGCGACGACCGTCGTGCCAAGGCGGGCATCGCCCTCTCCGGCGGCGTGCTATTCATCCTGACGGGCCTGTGCGTGCTGGTGCCCGTCTCCTGGACCGCCAACACGGTGGTCCAGGACTTCTACAACCCCAACGTGCCTGTCATGTACAAGCGAGAGCTTGGCCAGGCGATCTACCTGGGTTGGGCATCTGCAGTTATTCTGATAATCAGCGGGGCCGTGCTGAGCAGCACCTGCCCCCATAtcgagaggggaggaggggagtaccGCCGGGGATACATGGGCCGGAGCTTTCCTAACTTGCGCCCCTCCCCCCTCGCACCCGATCCTCCGAAACCTATCACCTCTAACAGCGTGCCCCTGAAAGAATATGTGTAG
- the c19h1orf109 gene encoding uncharacterized protein C1orf109 homolog isoform X1, giving the protein MSKSVLFSVYQTFKKCFQILENNQKVWNSVLAECKPLMVSLGNLEEQLRAFQKVQIANTPLHTFPDLHQRLHFKLIQAVDIVLGKLTDKMCSLQSVRDAISNQVSAAFQLYEQNIGSLDLATCTQRSAVAPSIADMLEWLQDAERYYRQQFLRRKNLLLTLRADDLSLLQTAPKRWESLETPSGEESISVKENYQDVCKMTTRWM; this is encoded by the exons ATGTCGAAGTCTGTGTTATTTTCGGTTtaccaaacatttaaaaaatgctttcaAATCTTGGAGAACAATCAGAAAGTATGGAATTCAGTTTTGGCTGAATGCAAGCCTTTAATGGTTTCACTTGGAAACCTGGAAGAGCAGTTGAGGGCGTTTCAAAAGGTCCAAATCGCCAACACCCCTCTTCACACCTTTCCTGATCTGCACCAGCGTCTTCACTTCAAGCTCATACAGGCAGTGGACATAGTTTTGGGAAAACTCACTGACAAAAT GTGTTCTCTCCAGTCTGTGCGAGATGCTATCAGTAATCAGGTGTCTGCTGCGTTCCAGTTATATGAGCAGAATATAGGCAGCCTTGACCTAGCTACCTGCACCCAGAGATCTGCAGTCGCTCCATCCATCGCTGACATGTTGGAGTGGCTTCAGGATGCGGAGCGTTACTATCGTCAACA GTTTCTGAGAAGAAAGAACTTGCTGCTGACACTGAGGGCTGATGACCTCTCCCTTCTGCAAACTGCTCCCAAGAGATGGGAGTCCCTGGAAACACCCAGTGGAGAGGAGAGCATATCAG TGAAAGAGAACTACCAGGATGTCTGCAAGATGACTACCCGGTGGATGTGA